Proteins from a genomic interval of Danio rerio strain Tuebingen ecotype United States chromosome 4, GRCz12tu, whole genome shotgun sequence:
- the LOC137490994 gene encoding LOW QUALITY PROTEIN: uncharacterized protein (The sequence of the model RefSeq protein was modified relative to this genomic sequence to represent the inferred CDS: substituted 2 bases at 2 genomic stop codons): protein MAFIKEESEDVKIEETFTVKQEDLLEQTDLIKDYEESKEEEHHVKIEDKTHLETDGIVKVRDKSCFTCTQCGKSLASKSKLKTHMRIHTGEKPFTCTQCGKSFSHSSYLNQHMRIHTGEKPLTCPQCGKIFSKSSSLYRHMMIHTGEKPFTCTQCGKSFCDSSYLKKHMRIHTGEKPFTCTQCGKSFCDSSYLKKHMMIHTGEKPFTCTQCGKSFSKSSSLYRHMRIHTGEKPFTCTQCGKSFGRSSSLNKHMRIHTREKPFTCPXCGKSFIHSSHLNQHIMIHTGKKPFTCTQCGKSFSQSSYLKNHMKIHTSVKEYVCLECXKTFITAAELKRHQRIHTGEKPYKCSHCSKRFAHSGTLKKHQRIHTGDKL, encoded by the exons atggcgtttattaaagaggagagtgaagatgtgaagattgaagagacattcacagtcaaacaggaagatctgctggaacaaacag acctaattaaagactacgaggagagtaaagaggaggaacatcatgtcaaaattgaggacaaaactcatttagagactgaTGGTATTGTAAAAGTGAGAGATAAGAGTTGttttacctgcactcagtgtggaaagagtttggcaagcaaaagcaaactaaagactcacatgaggatccacactggagagaaaccattcacatgcactcagtgtgggaagagtttcagccactcatcataccttaatcaacacatgaggatccacactggagagaaaccattaacatgccctcagtgtgggaagatttTTAGCAAATCATCATCGCTTTAtagacacatgatgatccacactggagaaaaaccattcacatgcactcagtgtgggaagagtttctgcGATTCATCATACCTCaaaaaacacatgaggatccacactggagagaaaccattcacatgcactcagtgtgggaagagtttctgcGATTCATCATACCTCAaaaaacacatgatgatccacactggagaaaaaccatttacatgcactcagtgtgggaagagtttcagcaaatcttcgtcgctttatagacacatgaggatccataccggagaaaaaccattcacttgcactcagtgtgggaagagtttcggccgctcatcatcccttaataaacacatgaggatccacactagagagaaaccattcacatgcccttagtgtgggaagagtttcatccactcatcacaccttaatcaacacatcatgatccacactggaaagaaaccattcacatgcactcagtgtgggaagagttttagccaatcatcataccttaaaAACCACATGAAGATTCACACTAGTGTAAAAGAGTATGTGTGCTTGGAGTGttagaagacttttattacagctgcagaattgaaacggcaccagaggattcacactggagaaaaaccgtacaagtgttcacactgcagtaAGAGGTTTGCTCACTCAGGAACCCTGAAAAAAcatcagaggattcacactggagataaactgtag